In one Cervus canadensis isolate Bull #8, Minnesota chromosome 22, ASM1932006v1, whole genome shotgun sequence genomic region, the following are encoded:
- the GMPPB gene encoding mannose-1-phosphate guanyltransferase beta isoform X2, whose translation MKALILVGGYGTRLRPLTLSIPKPLVDFCNKPILLHQVEALAAAGVDHVILAVSYMSQVLEKEMKAQEQKLGIRISMSHEEEPLGTAGPLALARDLLCETADPFFVLNSDVICDFPFEAMVQFHRHHGQEGSILVTKVEEPSKYGVVVCEADTGRIHRFVEKPQVFVSNKINAGMYILSPSVLRRIQLRPTSIEKEIFPVMAKEGQLYAMELQGFWMDIGQPKDFLTGMCLFLQSLRQKHPEQLCSGPGIVGNVLVDPSARIGENCSIGPNVSLGPGVVVEDGVCIRRCTVLRDAHIRSHSWLESCIVGWRCRVGQWVRMENVTVLGEDVIVSDELYLNGASVLPHKSIGESVPEPRIIM comes from the exons ATGAAGGCACTGATTTTGGTGGGCGGTTATGGGACGCGTCTGCGGCCGCTGACGCTAAGCATCCCGAAGCCGCTGGTGGACTTCTGCAATAAGCCTATCTTGCTGCATCAAGTGGAGGCGCTGGCCGCG GCCGGCGTGGACCACGTGATTCTGGCCGTGAGTTATATGTCTcaagtgttggagaaggaaatgaaagcgCAGGAGCAGAAG ctaggaATTCGAATCTCCATGTCCCACGAAGAGGAGCCTCTGGGGACAG CGGGGCCCCTGGCCCTGGCCCGAGACTTGCTCTGTGAGACTGCAGACCCTTTTTTCGTCCTGAACAGTGACGTGATCTGCGATTTCCCCTTCGAAGCCATGGTGCAGTTCCACCGGCACCACGGTCAGGAGGGTTCCATTCTG gtgaccaaagtggAGGAACCGTCTAAGTACGGTGTGGTGGTGTGTGAGGCAGACACAGGCCGCATTCACCGGTTCGTGGAGAAGCCACAGGTGTTTGTGTCCAACAAGATCAACGCAGGCATGTACATCCTGAGTCCTTCAGTGCTACGGCGCATCCAG CTGCGGCCCACATCCATTGAGAAGGAGATCTTCCCTGTCATGGCCAAGGAAGGGCAGCTCTATGCCATGGAGTTGCAGG GCTTCTGGATGGACATTGGGCAGCCCAAGGATTTCCTCACCGGCATGTGCCTCTTCCTACAGTCACTGCGACAGAAGCATCCTGAGCAGCTGTGCTCAGGCCCTGGCATTGTGGGCAACGTGCTGGTG GACCCAAGTGCCCGTATCGGTGAGAACTGCAGCATTGGCCCCAACGTGAGTCTGGGGCCCGGTGTGGTGGTGGAGGATGGCGTGTGCATTCGGAGGTGCACTGTGCTGCGAGATGCCCACATCCGCTCCCACTCCTGGCTGGAGTCCTGTATCGTGGGCTGGCGCTGCCGTGTGGGCCAGTGG GTGCGCATGGAGAACGTGACCGTGCTGGGCGAGGATGTCATAGTGAGCGACGAGCTCTACCTCAACGGGGCCAGCGTGCTGCCCCACAAGTCTATTGGTGAGTCGGTGCCGGAGCCCCGCATCATCATGTGA
- the GMPPB gene encoding mannose-1-phosphate guanyltransferase beta isoform X1, with product MKALILVGGYGTRLRPLTLSIPKPLVDFCNKPILLHQVEALAAAGVDHVILAVSYMSQVLEKEMKAQEQKLGIRISMSHEEEPLGTAGPLALARDLLCETADPFFVLNSDVICDFPFEAMVQFHRHHGQEGSILVTKVEEPSKYGVVVCEADTGRIHRFVEKPQVFVSNKINAGMYILSPSVLRRIQLRPTSIEKEIFPVMAKEGQLYAMELQGFWMDIGQPKDFLTGMCLFLQSLRQKHPEQLCSGPGIVGNVLVDPSARIGENCSIGPNVSLGPGVVVEDGVCIRRCTVLRDAHIRSHSWLESCIVGWRCRVGQWVSLGAGLGGDGGDGLCLTAVPTSSPQVRMENVTVLGEDVIVSDELYLNGASVLPHKSIGESVPEPRIIM from the exons ATGAAGGCACTGATTTTGGTGGGCGGTTATGGGACGCGTCTGCGGCCGCTGACGCTAAGCATCCCGAAGCCGCTGGTGGACTTCTGCAATAAGCCTATCTTGCTGCATCAAGTGGAGGCGCTGGCCGCG GCCGGCGTGGACCACGTGATTCTGGCCGTGAGTTATATGTCTcaagtgttggagaaggaaatgaaagcgCAGGAGCAGAAG ctaggaATTCGAATCTCCATGTCCCACGAAGAGGAGCCTCTGGGGACAG CGGGGCCCCTGGCCCTGGCCCGAGACTTGCTCTGTGAGACTGCAGACCCTTTTTTCGTCCTGAACAGTGACGTGATCTGCGATTTCCCCTTCGAAGCCATGGTGCAGTTCCACCGGCACCACGGTCAGGAGGGTTCCATTCTG gtgaccaaagtggAGGAACCGTCTAAGTACGGTGTGGTGGTGTGTGAGGCAGACACAGGCCGCATTCACCGGTTCGTGGAGAAGCCACAGGTGTTTGTGTCCAACAAGATCAACGCAGGCATGTACATCCTGAGTCCTTCAGTGCTACGGCGCATCCAG CTGCGGCCCACATCCATTGAGAAGGAGATCTTCCCTGTCATGGCCAAGGAAGGGCAGCTCTATGCCATGGAGTTGCAGG GCTTCTGGATGGACATTGGGCAGCCCAAGGATTTCCTCACCGGCATGTGCCTCTTCCTACAGTCACTGCGACAGAAGCATCCTGAGCAGCTGTGCTCAGGCCCTGGCATTGTGGGCAACGTGCTGGTG GACCCAAGTGCCCGTATCGGTGAGAACTGCAGCATTGGCCCCAACGTGAGTCTGGGGCCCGGTGTGGTGGTGGAGGATGGCGTGTGCATTCGGAGGTGCACTGTGCTGCGAGATGCCCACATCCGCTCCCACTCCTGGCTGGAGTCCTGTATCGTGGGCTGGCGCTGCCGTGTGGGCCAGTGGGTAAGCCTCGGGGCTGGGCTCGGTGGGGACGGTGGGGACGGCCTCTGCCTCACTGCCGTGCCTACCTCCTCCCCGCAGGTGCGCATGGAGAACGTGACCGTGCTGGGCGAGGATGTCATAGTGAGCGACGAGCTCTACCTCAACGGGGCCAGCGTGCTGCCCCACAAGTCTATTGGTGAGTCGGTGCCGGAGCCCCGCATCATCATGTGA